In Solea senegalensis isolate Sse05_10M linkage group LG6, IFAPA_SoseM_1, whole genome shotgun sequence, one genomic interval encodes:
- the LOC122770948 gene encoding radial spoke head protein 3 homolog B-like — MDFSMYDNRNPYTVYNFHSCPRPVANSINGSNRTDRRVVIGKTAAQPNSAEIQRRQELERRVLTPDVLPGRKNISVQTDPYIETLRDVPLATDIVCQTDAIMDIPMSQLNPPTKCGNDVATQLQVGELFDFYREVKPLIDYLVGRTIEQSLQEVMEEEELARVRTQLRAFNALRNSELAEVQRLHEQERRRREERQRRRAELRKALKKETETAEKIAARAFTREFLANLFPSVFISLTSDGYFYDYVERDLESNFLPWLMTEVNNNLERRFRARRLLDTIVHEMTQVKLEKLQELKTRPKTPDVESDDKTANAQT, encoded by the coding sequence ATGGATTTTTCAATGTACGACAACAGAAATCCATACACGGTTTACAACTTCCACAGTTGCCCCAGACCCGTGGCGAACTCTATAAATGGAAGCAATAGGACTGACCGCCGCGTGGTCATAGGTAAAACTGCCGCTCAACCAAACTCTGCTGAAATACAAAGACGACAGGAGTTGGAGAGGAGAGTGCTGACTCCTGACGTGTTGCCGGGAAGGAAAAACATTAGTGTACAAACAGATCCTTACATCGAAACACTGAGAGATGTTCCCCTGGCTACAGACATCGTGTGCCAGACGGACGCTATCATGGACATACCGATGTCTCAACTTAACCCTCCCACTAAGTGTGGCAACGATGTTGCAACACAGCTACAGGTAGGAGAGCTGTTTGACTTTTACAGGGAGGTGAAGCCCTTGATTGATTACCTGGTGGGTAGGACGATCGAGCAGTCACTgcaggaggtgatggaggaggaggagctggccCGTGTGAGGACACAGCTCAGGGCCTTCAATGCTCTACGGAACAGCGAGCTGGCCGAAGTGCAGCGGCTCCACGAGCAGGAGAGACGCCGCAGAGAGGAAAGACAGCGCAGACGTGCCGAGTTGAGGAAGGCActgaagaaagagacagagacggcaGAAAAAATTGCTGCCCGCGCTTTTACAAGGGAGTTCTTGGCTAATCTCTTCCCCTCggtcttcatctcactcacgAGCGACGGCTACTTTTACGACTACGTGGAGAGAGACCTCGAGAGTAACTTCTTACCTTGGCTAATGACTGAGGTGAACAACAATCTGGAGAGAAGATTCAGAGCGAGACGCTTGCTGGACACGATTGTCCACGAAATGACCCAAGTGAAACTGGAGAAGCTACAGGAACTGAAGACACGGCCGAAAACACCTGACGTCGAATCTGACGACAAAACAGCAAATGCACAGACGTGA